In one Natronosalvus amylolyticus genomic region, the following are encoded:
- a CDS encoding alkaline phosphatase family protein: protein MSGSTPTKPSSAAESAFVLGLDGIPWELIDRWTEDGALPNFARMRNEGASGPLDSTRPATTPLAWPAISTGVWPDKHGIYGFQKLSSSYSQRMYTSQDCTQPPLWEQLDSVAVGNVPMTYPANEVDGELVTGMITPSVDHEFTHPPELADTIKDRIPDYKISLNYPDYANRLDDFEDAVSDILSNRRDLMRLLLERANEPELVFFVYTAPDRFQHLVWDEDRILEHYKDLDDILGEVIEYTDEQGADLYVVSDHGFGPIERLAYPNHILEREGYLFQEEDDGTRGALASLGISRDRVTGALNRIGISEKFLLSALPRRLVDSVAEQIPGQHALYDVDYERTMAFVHDTGTLYINDTDRFEDGVVAADRRPALRTELRELFESITDEDGERVFVVYDGAELFQTDPNAPDLVINGTDKYEARNAITETVFGDPSPTAASHRAEGIMLCRGPSIEPGGTIRGARVVDVAPTLLHGIGKPVPSNADGRVLFDAYHPEAEPSGSKVRRTEMAEKRDERTVDEDFSGVEDRLKGLGYME, encoded by the coding sequence ATGAGCGGATCTACACCGACGAAACCGTCGTCCGCTGCCGAGAGTGCGTTTGTCCTCGGGCTGGACGGCATACCCTGGGAGTTGATCGATCGCTGGACCGAAGACGGAGCGCTGCCAAATTTCGCCCGAATGCGAAACGAAGGGGCTTCCGGCCCCCTCGATAGTACGCGCCCCGCGACGACACCGCTAGCCTGGCCTGCCATTTCCACCGGTGTCTGGCCAGACAAACACGGTATTTACGGTTTTCAGAAGCTCTCGTCGTCGTACTCACAGCGGATGTACACGAGCCAGGACTGCACGCAGCCCCCTCTCTGGGAGCAACTCGATTCGGTGGCCGTCGGCAACGTACCGATGACGTATCCGGCGAACGAGGTCGATGGCGAACTCGTCACCGGCATGATTACGCCGTCGGTCGATCACGAGTTTACCCATCCGCCGGAGCTCGCCGACACGATCAAAGATCGAATTCCGGACTACAAGATCAGCCTCAACTATCCGGACTACGCGAATCGGCTGGATGACTTCGAAGACGCGGTGTCGGATATTTTATCAAATCGACGGGACCTCATGCGGCTCTTGCTCGAGCGAGCGAACGAACCCGAGCTCGTCTTTTTCGTTTACACCGCCCCCGACCGGTTCCAGCATCTCGTCTGGGACGAAGACCGCATCCTCGAGCACTACAAAGACCTCGATGACATCCTCGGCGAGGTCATCGAGTACACCGACGAACAGGGCGCGGACCTCTACGTCGTCTCCGACCACGGCTTCGGGCCTATCGAACGCCTGGCATATCCAAACCACATCCTCGAGCGAGAGGGATATCTCTTTCAGGAAGAGGACGACGGCACTCGTGGGGCACTTGCCAGCCTCGGCATCTCCCGCGACCGGGTTACGGGGGCCCTGAACCGAATCGGCATCTCGGAGAAGTTTCTTCTATCGGCGCTTCCTCGGCGTCTCGTCGACTCCGTAGCTGAACAGATACCCGGCCAACACGCCCTCTACGACGTCGATTACGAGCGCACCATGGCATTCGTTCACGATACGGGAACGCTCTACATAAATGACACCGACAGATTCGAAGACGGCGTGGTCGCTGCGGACCGACGTCCTGCACTGAGAACAGAGTTGCGAGAGCTTTTCGAGTCGATAACCGATGAAGACGGAGAGCGGGTGTTCGTCGTGTACGACGGTGCAGAACTGTTCCAGACCGACCCAAACGCACCGGACCTCGTGATCAACGGGACGGACAAATACGAGGCACGAAATGCTATCACGGAGACGGTCTTTGGCGATCCAAGTCCGACCGCTGCGAGCCACCGTGCCGAGGGAATCATGCTCTGTCGCGGCCCGTCTATCGAACCTGGCGGTACCATTCGCGGCGCTCGAGTCGTCGACGTGGCCCCGACACTGCTTCACGGCATCGGGAAACCCGTTCCATCGAACGCGGATGGCCGTGTGCTGTTCGACGCGTACCATCCCGAAGCCGAGCCAAGCGGGAGTAAAGTCAGACGCACGGAGATGGCCGAGAAGAGAGACGAACGAACTGTCGACGAGGATTTCTCCGGCGTCGAAGATCGGCTGAAAGGGCTCGGATACATGGAATAA